One Gemmatimonadota bacterium genomic region harbors:
- a CDS encoding amidohydrolase family protein: MSFSRYALRLVGVALATSSTMAVAQSRPLVLRGATVLPIDGPAIPNGTVVMLGGKITAVGGSTVAIPRDALVVDARGKYVMPGLVDAMTSLGIGQTDLNESSDPVTPQLRIFEGFNPFGNFGSGAAGPLRMTELLSGGVTTMYIATADAALIGGQGAVVKTAGDNLAALAVREPAAMDITLGEPPKKAASARQRDPATRMAEMAMLRQALVRAQEYDRNRAANPTQPRDLGMEALGKLLRREFPARIQANTPGDIRNAAQLAQEFNLDVIIDGGANAKAEIPLLTARRIPVVIGQVSHPFVSNEEIPDKAEYPPIDESVPAKLINGGVKVAIATFSRAFGSLAPAGSSKWILLDAGIAAGYGLTEEQVLRAVTLTPAEILGVQQRLGSLAVGKDADVLVLDGPPLSMKSWVERVYVNGELVHQRTP; encoded by the coding sequence ATGAGCTTCTCCCGATACGCGCTCCGGCTGGTGGGCGTCGCGCTCGCCACCAGCAGCACGATGGCTGTCGCGCAGTCCCGCCCGCTCGTGCTCCGGGGGGCGACCGTGCTCCCCATCGACGGACCCGCGATTCCCAACGGGACCGTCGTCATGCTGGGTGGCAAGATCACGGCCGTCGGTGGATCCACCGTCGCCATTCCCCGCGACGCCCTCGTGGTCGACGCTCGAGGCAAATACGTGATGCCGGGGCTCGTCGATGCGATGACATCGTTAGGCATCGGCCAGACCGATCTCAACGAATCCAGCGACCCGGTCACGCCACAGCTCCGGATCTTCGAGGGGTTCAACCCGTTCGGAAACTTCGGCAGTGGCGCGGCCGGGCCCCTCCGCATGACCGAGCTGCTGAGCGGTGGGGTCACGACGATGTACATCGCCACCGCCGATGCGGCCCTCATCGGGGGGCAGGGCGCCGTCGTCAAGACCGCAGGCGACAACCTGGCCGCCCTCGCGGTGCGCGAGCCGGCGGCGATGGACATCACCCTCGGCGAGCCACCCAAGAAGGCCGCGAGTGCGCGGCAACGGGATCCGGCGACGCGCATGGCCGAGATGGCCATGCTCCGTCAGGCCCTCGTGCGCGCCCAGGAATACGACCGCAATCGGGCAGCGAATCCCACGCAGCCGCGCGACCTCGGAATGGAAGCGTTAGGCAAGCTGTTACGTCGTGAGTTTCCCGCCCGGATCCAGGCCAACACCCCCGGGGACATCCGTAACGCCGCGCAGCTCGCCCAGGAATTCAACCTCGACGTGATCATCGACGGGGGCGCCAACGCCAAGGCCGAGATTCCCTTGCTGACCGCACGACGCATTCCCGTGGTCATCGGGCAGGTCTCACACCCCTTCGTGAGCAACGAGGAAATCCCCGACAAGGCCGAGTACCCGCCCATCGACGAGTCCGTGCCTGCGAAACTGATCAACGGCGGGGTCAAGGTCGCCATCGCGACCTTCTCGCGCGCCTTCGGTTCACTTGCGCCGGCGGGGTCGAGCAAGTGGATCCTGCTCGATGCAGGTATCGCTGCCGGCTACGGCCTGACGGAAGAGCAGGTGCTCCGCGCGGTCACCCTGACTCCCGCCGAAATTCTGGGCGTCCAGCAGCGGCTGGGGAGCCTGGCCGTTGGGAAGGACGCCGATGTCCTGGTGCTCGACGGCCCGCCGCTGTCGATGAAGAGCTGGGTCGAGCGCGTCTACGTGAACGGGGAGCTGGTGCACCAGCGGACGCCGTAG
- a CDS encoding OsmC family protein — MTAPAPSLIREARVTAASTDTFGRVLCSARNHHFVIDGPVPNGCPGEAITPPEAFLAAVASCGVELAQVIGKEDHLAVTRIRASIYGKVDRGNPVRSDVTLFNEIRMAFTIEGPSQQEAASIVEKFKKR, encoded by the coding sequence ATGACAGCTCCCGCCCCATCACTCATTCGCGAGGCCCGCGTGACAGCGGCCTCGACCGACACCTTCGGCCGCGTGTTGTGCAGCGCGCGCAATCATCACTTTGTTATCGACGGCCCCGTCCCCAACGGATGTCCCGGCGAAGCCATCACGCCGCCCGAGGCGTTCCTTGCGGCGGTGGCCTCGTGTGGCGTTGAGCTGGCCCAGGTCATCGGGAAGGAAGACCACCTCGCCGTGACCCGCATCCGCGCATCCATCTACGGCAAGGTCGATCGCGGCAACCCGGTGCGGTCGGATGTCACCCTGTTCAACGAGATCCGGATGGCCTTCACGATCGAGGGGCCGTCGCAGCAGGAGGCCGCCTCGATCGTCGAGAAGTTCAAGAAGCGTTGA
- a CDS encoding aspartate aminotransferase family protein, whose translation MTFPDPPRDRDPLESAARHAQAWLASLDTRSVAATVSRDELRRRFEAPLPQTGVAAHTVVDDLVRAADGGQLASGSGRFFAWVIGGAVPSSVAAEWLVSAWDQNATIYATSPVASVVEEVAGQWLLDLFRLPRTSSFAFTTGCQMAHFTALSAAREQVLRQVGWDVGRQGMAGSPPIRLLVSAIRHVSLDRALRYLGIGRDQLHVLPVDASGGIAPETLAGALSVEGPTIVCLNAGDLNTGAFDDFRALVPLAQARGAWVHVDGAFGLFGRTSRRYDSLVEGMELADSWATDCHKWLNVPQDSGFVAVRHPDAHRRAMTIVDSYFVAEDKARDEIDWTPEWSRRARGFGVYAALRELGREGVAALIERNGEQCAALAAGMADIAGVDLVSPPRLNQALVRFRDARDGATEADHDARTERVIAAINASGEAFFGPSTWQGKRVMRICVVNWRTTARDVARTIAAVRHALTIA comes from the coding sequence ATGACTTTCCCCGATCCTCCGCGCGACCGCGATCCGCTTGAGAGTGCCGCGCGGCACGCACAGGCGTGGCTCGCATCGCTCGACACCCGGTCCGTCGCCGCGACCGTTTCCCGCGACGAGCTTCGGCGCCGCTTTGAGGCACCACTCCCGCAAACGGGTGTCGCCGCCCACACCGTCGTGGATGACCTGGTTCGCGCGGCGGACGGCGGTCAGCTCGCCAGTGGCTCGGGCCGGTTCTTCGCCTGGGTCATCGGCGGCGCCGTGCCATCGTCCGTCGCAGCCGAGTGGCTCGTGAGCGCCTGGGACCAGAACGCGACCATCTACGCGACGTCACCGGTCGCCTCCGTCGTTGAGGAAGTCGCCGGCCAATGGCTCCTCGACCTGTTTCGCCTGCCACGCACGTCGTCGTTTGCCTTCACGACCGGGTGCCAGATGGCACACTTCACGGCGTTGAGCGCAGCGCGGGAGCAGGTTTTGCGCCAGGTGGGCTGGGATGTGGGTCGCCAGGGGATGGCGGGCAGTCCCCCGATCCGCCTCCTCGTCAGTGCCATCCGGCACGTCTCCCTCGACCGCGCCCTGCGTTACCTCGGTATCGGGAGGGACCAGCTGCACGTGCTCCCCGTGGACGCCAGCGGCGGGATCGCACCCGAGACGCTGGCGGGGGCCCTCTCCGTCGAAGGTCCAACGATCGTATGCCTGAACGCCGGCGACCTCAATACCGGGGCGTTCGATGACTTCCGGGCCCTCGTACCCCTCGCGCAGGCGCGTGGAGCCTGGGTCCACGTGGATGGGGCCTTTGGGCTCTTTGGCCGCACGTCACGCCGGTACGACTCCCTGGTGGAGGGGATGGAGCTGGCCGACAGCTGGGCGACCGACTGTCACAAGTGGCTCAACGTGCCGCAGGATTCCGGGTTTGTCGCGGTGCGCCACCCGGACGCGCACCGACGCGCCATGACGATCGTCGATTCCTACTTCGTCGCGGAGGACAAGGCGCGGGATGAGATCGACTGGACCCCCGAGTGGTCACGCCGGGCGCGCGGCTTTGGCGTGTACGCCGCCCTCCGCGAACTGGGCCGCGAGGGGGTGGCCGCGCTCATCGAACGCAACGGGGAACAGTGTGCGGCCCTCGCCGCCGGAATGGCCGACATTGCTGGCGTGGACCTCGTCTCTCCCCCGCGACTCAACCAGGCGCTCGTGCGCTTTCGGGACGCACGCGATGGTGCGACGGAGGCCGACCATGATGCGCGGACAGAGCGGGTCATCGCGGCCATCAACGCCAGCGGCGAGGCGTTCTTTGGTCCGTCCACCTGGCAGGGCAAGCGAGTGATGAGAATTTGTGTGGTGAATTGGCGGACAACCGCACGCGATGTGGCGCGGACCATCGCCGCCGTGCGACACGCCCTCACGATCGCGTAG
- a CDS encoding HEAT repeat domain-containing protein, with the protein MMRNFLALLAAGHATLACAQGLDRRLATARGDQVQFTLPARAPICGDGRSYIRLEGDAWIGTMNDATRWSPCESGPARVVVSRADGEIVRIDTYVGPAPTSAGEVIDLGRVTPGEAATWLATMARTGEGRVARDAMLPLGIMDSASVTPTLNAMVDDRELPRDARRSALTWTVRRRTATDGLAPGALVALLSRLANDDTEHSTLRQAAVGHLSRLDRGEGIPALVAMTQTRSDGWLARQAAEVLGRHGDPRARRAVRAIIADAERPADVRAAAIQGLGGEYGTVKDAESLIAAWAQLGTDGLRDAALSTMASLGGTASRGFLLKTVRDETAASRQRRRAAGLLERVGVPARELVALYDGVSDGEVRTQLIDLLAQAGTREAVAKLLRIAKEDTQPAARRRAIAALGKRDDPAVREALRSMVGS; encoded by the coding sequence ATGATGCGCAACTTCCTTGCGCTGCTCGCGGCGGGCCACGCCACCCTGGCCTGCGCCCAGGGGCTGGATCGGCGCCTGGCGACCGCGCGCGGCGACCAGGTGCAGTTCACCCTCCCCGCGCGTGCCCCTATCTGTGGCGACGGACGGAGCTACATCAGGCTCGAAGGGGATGCCTGGATCGGCACCATGAACGATGCAACGCGATGGTCCCCGTGCGAATCCGGACCGGCGCGGGTTGTGGTTTCGCGCGCCGACGGCGAGATCGTGCGCATCGACACCTACGTCGGACCTGCACCAACCAGCGCGGGTGAGGTCATCGACCTCGGGCGCGTCACGCCAGGGGAGGCGGCGACATGGCTGGCGACCATGGCGCGCACCGGGGAGGGTCGGGTGGCTCGTGACGCGATGCTTCCCCTCGGGATCATGGACTCGGCCAGTGTCACTCCCACGCTGAACGCGATGGTCGATGACCGGGAACTCCCCCGTGACGCCCGACGCAGCGCCCTGACATGGACGGTGCGGCGCCGCACGGCCACCGATGGGTTGGCCCCCGGGGCGCTCGTTGCGCTGCTCTCACGGCTCGCGAACGATGACACTGAGCACTCTACCCTCCGGCAAGCCGCGGTTGGTCATCTCTCGCGGCTTGACCGCGGGGAGGGGATTCCGGCCCTCGTGGCGATGACGCAAACACGGTCCGACGGGTGGTTGGCCCGGCAGGCCGCCGAGGTCCTGGGTCGCCACGGCGATCCGCGCGCCCGACGCGCGGTGCGGGCGATCATTGCCGACGCGGAACGACCGGCCGATGTGCGTGCAGCCGCCATTCAGGGCCTCGGCGGCGAGTACGGGACGGTCAAGGACGCGGAAAGCCTGATCGCCGCCTGGGCCCAACTCGGCACGGATGGCCTGCGGGATGCGGCCCTGAGTACCATGGCGTCACTTGGCGGGACGGCAAGCCGCGGTTTCTTGCTGAAGACGGTGCGTGATGAAACCGCGGCAAGTCGCCAGCGCCGCCGTGCCGCTGGCCTCCTGGAGCGCGTGGGCGTCCCCGCGCGCGAGCTGGTCGCCCTGTACGACGGCGTCTCCGACGGTGAGGTGCGCACCCAGCTGATTGACCTGCTCGCGCAGGCCGGGACGCGGGAGGCCGTGGCCAAGTTGTTGCGCATTGCGAAAGAAGACACGCAACCCGCCGCGCGGCGCCGCGCCATCGCAGCGTTAGGCAAGCGAGACGATCCGGCCGTACGCGAGGCGTTGCGGTCGATGGTGGGGTCCTAG
- a CDS encoding HEAT repeat domain-containing protein, with protein MIPRILPLALGIAASTLVAQEPPPRPAPVPRAAPAPRPTPSPRVLRAPRAAIAPMPAWPDGLPFIDREAWAAEADHWRAEAEAQVALHKDEWAAHADRLRAEAEAQVNLHRGEWEMDARRMAEDMRIAIELDGMPTVSVRRLAPMAPLAPFPTSPRPAWARTDQGDSLYRRARELLNSGEYRRAATTFRDLSTKVPNSSYAPDALYWQAFALYRIGGTDELRTALEAIDQLKAKYPAARMRSETEALGVRIRGALAARGDAASAALIRTTAADSMLRCDREEQSVRAEALNALTQNDPAGAMPLLQRTLARKDACSAALRRTAVFLMGSKRAEGSQAALTTVARTDPSTDVRTAAIEWLARFPGEGSLGTIEELARDSSDRVSRAATRALVTHPSPRARTLVRSLVERAETPEKLRLEALSAFDRERATAEDVTWMRTLHGKTENPKIRSRLVSTLSNIGGPEVDQWLLALSRDPEVDSDTRRTALRRVGRTLPIADLARTYDASAERSVREGVIDVLRERTEAEATDKLIDIVKRGTDPQLRSRAISALTSKKDPRTIRLLMEILDK; from the coding sequence GTGATCCCTCGCATCCTGCCCCTCGCGTTAGGCATCGCCGCGTCCACCCTGGTCGCCCAGGAACCGCCGCCACGCCCAGCCCCCGTCCCGCGCGCGGCCCCGGCGCCCCGGCCCACCCCCTCACCCCGGGTCCTGCGTGCCCCCCGCGCCGCTATCGCCCCGATGCCCGCGTGGCCAGACGGTCTGCCCTTCATTGACCGGGAAGCGTGGGCGGCCGAAGCGGACCACTGGCGCGCGGAAGCCGAGGCACAGGTCGCCCTCCACAAGGACGAGTGGGCCGCGCACGCCGATCGGCTGCGCGCCGAAGCGGAAGCCCAGGTGAACCTGCATCGCGGCGAGTGGGAGATGGACGCGCGTCGCATGGCTGAGGACATGCGCATCGCGATCGAGCTGGACGGCATGCCCACGGTGAGCGTCCGTCGCTTGGCCCCGATGGCACCCCTCGCGCCGTTTCCGACGTCGCCACGTCCCGCGTGGGCGCGAACCGACCAGGGCGACTCGCTCTATCGCCGTGCCCGCGAACTGCTGAACAGCGGGGAGTACCGTCGGGCCGCCACGACCTTCCGTGACCTGTCCACGAAGGTACCCAACAGTTCCTATGCGCCAGACGCGCTCTACTGGCAAGCCTTCGCCCTCTATCGCATCGGTGGCACGGACGAACTGCGCACGGCGCTCGAGGCCATCGATCAGCTCAAGGCGAAGTACCCTGCGGCCCGCATGCGATCGGAGACGGAGGCGCTGGGTGTGCGTATTCGGGGGGCCCTCGCCGCGCGCGGTGATGCCGCCAGCGCCGCGTTGATTCGCACGACAGCGGCCGACTCCATGCTCCGGTGCGATCGCGAGGAGCAATCGGTGCGCGCCGAGGCACTGAACGCACTGACGCAAAATGACCCGGCGGGCGCGATGCCCCTGCTCCAGCGGACCCTGGCGCGCAAGGACGCCTGCTCTGCCGCCCTGCGTCGCACGGCCGTCTTCCTCATGGGAAGCAAGCGGGCCGAGGGCAGCCAGGCGGCACTGACGACGGTGGCCCGTACCGATCCCTCAACCGACGTCCGAACTGCCGCTATCGAGTGGCTGGCACGCTTTCCCGGGGAAGGGTCGTTAGGCACCATCGAGGAACTCGCCCGTGATAGCTCCGACCGCGTGTCCCGGGCGGCCACGCGCGCCCTTGTGACCCACCCCAGTCCCCGCGCCCGGACCCTCGTGCGCTCGCTCGTCGAACGCGCCGAGACACCGGAAAAGCTGCGTCTCGAGGCCCTCTCGGCGTTTGATCGCGAACGCGCCACCGCCGAGGATGTCACCTGGATGCGCACGCTGCACGGGAAGACGGAAAACCCCAAGATCCGCTCGCGCCTCGTCAGTACCCTGTCCAACATCGGCGGGCCGGAGGTCGACCAGTGGCTCCTCGCACTCTCGCGTGACCCCGAGGTGGACTCCGACACCCGACGCACGGCCCTGCGACGCGTGGGACGCACCCTCCCCATCGCCGACTTGGCCCGCACCTACGACGCATCAGCGGAGCGGAGCGTGAGGGAGGGAGTGATCGACGTGTTGCGAGAGCGCACCGAGGCCGAGGCCACGGACAAGCTCATCGACATCGTCAAGCGCGGGACCGACCCGCAGCTCCGCAGCCGCGCGATCTCCGCGCTCACGAGCAAGAAGGATCCGCGCACCATCCGCCTCCTCATGGAGATCCTTGACAAATGA
- a CDS encoding RNA polymerase sigma factor encodes MSPLATARSAEPEPSEHQLVDRARRGDRGAEYALYHRHAPRVHRLVFRLCGDEELTNDLTQDAFVRAFERLDHFRGDATFGTWIHRIAVNLTLNARRGAQRRARWIVNADADAPAPPELLIDHDLQQSFAEAVEQLTDGQREVFVMFALEGYTHVEIGEILGISEGTSKGRLFHARARLKQLLARFAPGT; translated from the coding sequence ATGTCGCCACTCGCGACCGCACGATCGGCGGAACCCGAGCCCAGCGAACACCAGCTGGTTGACCGCGCACGCCGCGGCGACCGGGGGGCAGAGTACGCCCTGTACCACCGGCATGCGCCCAGGGTCCACCGACTGGTCTTTCGGTTGTGTGGCGACGAGGAACTCACCAACGACCTGACGCAGGACGCGTTTGTCAGGGCGTTCGAACGACTCGATCACTTCCGTGGAGACGCCACCTTTGGTACGTGGATCCATCGCATCGCCGTCAACCTTACCCTCAACGCCCGCCGCGGGGCCCAGCGGCGGGCGCGATGGATCGTCAACGCGGACGCGGACGCCCCGGCACCACCAGAGTTGCTTATCGACCATGACCTCCAACAGTCCTTTGCCGAAGCGGTTGAGCAGCTCACTGACGGCCAGCGCGAGGTGTTCGTGATGTTTGCGCTCGAGGGATACACGCACGTGGAGATTGGCGAGATCCTCGGCATCTCCGAAGGCACCAGCAAGGGACGTTTGTTTCACGCACGGGCCCGGCTCAAGCAGTTGCTGGCCCGCTTTGCTCCAGGAACCTGA
- a CDS encoding DUF4403 family protein translates to MTRRRLTHCLLALAAGPAAACTRGADVEAPPPLVVDDLVDSLPAAEPSIIEADIRYDLAPALAAIERAAPRRFGDITEKLPVPGNRRAHFAFAASRSPFRIRFDGRRATVSSTVEYEGRGWYDPPVGPEVSAACGTSGVPRPRARLTLVSDLTLTPEWGLKSKSRLADVKAFSEEARDRCRVTVFRIDVTEKVLGATRNALGGPLRSLDQSIARLDTRARMESWWRTLSRPIRISDSVWFTINPADVRHGTVRNDSGALVIPVRLMARPRILTGNRPNDFDLFTPLPQLVRGDSIGQGMQVSLEAVVGYDVASTMLRRALRQKRIERGDRHIIIEDVELTGIGAGRVALEVRFGGSMRGRFYVIGTPQYDATSDQLVVPDLDYDLRTTDALVRSVAWLKDDEILTFLRQRARFPVEEGLDRLRLSAERAMNRDLAPGVRLQAQLAAAKPTAVRAFRTGLRVRAAAAGTARLDIDRSGAPADSTPGAPKL, encoded by the coding sequence GTGACTCGCCGCCGCCTTACCCACTGTCTCCTCGCGCTCGCCGCTGGCCCCGCCGCCGCGTGTACGCGCGGCGCGGACGTCGAGGCCCCACCTCCGCTGGTTGTCGACGACCTGGTCGACTCGCTCCCTGCGGCGGAGCCATCGATCATCGAGGCGGACATTCGATACGATCTGGCCCCTGCCCTCGCGGCGATCGAACGCGCGGCGCCGCGGCGTTTCGGCGACATCACCGAGAAACTACCGGTGCCGGGAAACCGACGCGCCCACTTCGCTTTCGCGGCATCACGCTCACCGTTCCGAATCCGGTTTGACGGCCGTCGTGCAACGGTGTCGAGCACCGTCGAATACGAAGGCCGCGGCTGGTACGATCCGCCGGTCGGTCCAGAGGTGAGCGCCGCCTGCGGCACTAGCGGCGTTCCTCGACCGAGGGCCAGACTGACCCTCGTTTCCGACCTCACGCTGACCCCTGAGTGGGGACTCAAGTCCAAGTCCCGCCTCGCCGACGTAAAGGCGTTCAGCGAAGAAGCGCGGGACCGGTGCCGGGTGACGGTGTTCCGGATCGACGTGACCGAGAAGGTCCTCGGCGCCACACGGAACGCCCTCGGCGGGCCGCTCCGCTCGCTCGACCAGTCGATCGCACGCCTGGATACGAGAGCCAGAATGGAATCGTGGTGGCGGACGCTGTCGCGCCCGATTCGCATCTCGGACAGCGTCTGGTTCACGATCAACCCCGCTGATGTCCGCCACGGCACTGTGCGCAACGACTCCGGGGCTCTCGTCATCCCGGTGCGCTTGATGGCTCGCCCCCGGATCCTCACCGGCAATCGCCCGAACGACTTCGACCTGTTCACCCCACTGCCGCAGCTCGTACGTGGCGACTCGATCGGCCAGGGCATGCAGGTCTCCCTGGAAGCCGTCGTGGGTTACGACGTCGCGAGCACGATGCTGCGCCGGGCCCTGCGACAGAAGCGCATCGAGCGGGGGGATCGGCACATCATCATCGAGGACGTTGAGCTGACAGGGATCGGGGCCGGCCGCGTCGCGCTCGAGGTGCGGTTTGGTGGGAGCATGCGAGGTCGATTTTACGTGATCGGCACCCCGCAATACGATGCCACCAGCGACCAGCTCGTTGTCCCGGACCTCGATTACGACTTGCGGACCACTGACGCCCTGGTGCGCAGCGTCGCCTGGCTCAAGGACGACGAGATCCTGACGTTTCTCCGACAGCGGGCGCGGTTCCCGGTCGAGGAGGGGCTGGATCGACTCCGACTCTCGGCCGAACGCGCCATGAACCGGGATCTGGCGCCCGGGGTGAGGCTGCAGGCGCAGTTGGCGGCGGCGAAGCCGACCGCGGTTCGCGCCTTTCGCACCGGCCTCAGGGTAAGGGCTGCGGCGGCAGGTACCGCGCGCCTCGATATCGATCGCTCGGGCGCCCCCGCCGACTCGACTCCGGGGGCGCCAAAGCTGTAA
- a CDS encoding amidohydrolase family protein has protein sequence MRFLFLALCVASTAVAQEVLVVRGATVHTAVGAPVANATIVVRDGKVAAVGTDIAVPAGARIVEVAGKVIIPGMIDEHSHIGALPTDLNDRPMIIGPQHRFLDALDLEDPAWKEAVQGGVTTVTTGPGSGENVSGMAVIIKTFGADRDRRIVKEKGGMKFAMGPKRSDAYPATAMGVAANLRQYLIRTQEYMAGWKRWEDGGRQGTAPARDLGYEAMSEVLTRKVRVRTHVHSATDVMTILRLKDEFGFDLTLHHSTEAYKVAAEVAKRGVSAVVLPLGPRIGVTEEAMRGPYELWKAGVKIAMHTDHPVINQKYLRLCAALAMRYGLPEAEALKAITINVAEIAGVADRVGSIEVGKDADFVVMNGPWYEPMSRIDLVVGDGQVIYDRATEERR, from the coding sequence ATGCGCTTCCTGTTTCTTGCCCTCTGCGTCGCCTCGACGGCGGTTGCGCAGGAGGTCTTGGTGGTCCGTGGGGCCACCGTACACACGGCGGTTGGGGCACCCGTGGCCAATGCCACGATCGTGGTGCGCGATGGCAAGGTGGCCGCCGTCGGGACAGACATTGCCGTGCCTGCGGGCGCGCGGATCGTGGAGGTCGCGGGCAAGGTCATCATTCCCGGGATGATCGACGAGCACTCGCACATCGGCGCGCTCCCGACTGACCTCAACGACCGCCCGATGATCATCGGGCCGCAGCACCGGTTCCTCGATGCGCTGGACCTCGAGGACCCGGCGTGGAAGGAGGCCGTGCAGGGGGGCGTCACGACCGTCACCACGGGACCTGGCTCGGGCGAGAACGTCTCCGGCATGGCCGTGATCATCAAGACGTTCGGGGCGGACCGTGACAGGCGGATCGTGAAGGAAAAGGGCGGGATGAAGTTCGCCATGGGTCCCAAGCGGTCCGATGCCTATCCCGCGACGGCCATGGGGGTGGCCGCCAACCTGCGGCAGTACCTCATCCGGACGCAGGAGTACATGGCGGGCTGGAAGCGGTGGGAAGATGGCGGTCGCCAGGGCACGGCGCCGGCGCGTGACCTGGGCTATGAGGCGATGAGTGAGGTCCTCACCCGCAAGGTGCGTGTGCGTACCCACGTTCACAGCGCCACGGACGTCATGACGATTCTGCGGCTCAAGGACGAGTTCGGTTTCGACCTCACCCTCCATCACTCCACGGAAGCCTACAAGGTGGCAGCGGAAGTGGCAAAACGCGGCGTGAGCGCGGTGGTCCTGCCGCTGGGGCCCCGGATCGGGGTCACGGAAGAGGCCATGCGCGGCCCGTACGAGTTGTGGAAGGCCGGCGTGAAGATCGCCATGCACACCGATCACCCGGTGATCAACCAGAAGTACCTGCGGCTCTGTGCCGCTCTGGCGATGCGGTACGGACTCCCCGAAGCCGAGGCGCTCAAGGCGATCACGATCAATGTCGCCGAGATCGCCGGTGTGGCGGATCGGGTCGGCAGCATTGAGGTGGGCAAGGATGCCGACTTTGTGGTGATGAATGGGCCATGGTACGAGCCGATGTCGCGCATCGACCTGGTGGTGGGGGACGGCCAGGTGATCTACGATCGGGCCACGGAGGAGCGACGATGA